The proteins below are encoded in one region of Oryzias melastigma strain HK-1 linkage group LG7, ASM292280v2, whole genome shotgun sequence:
- the cbln4 gene encoding cerebellin-4 — MVSSVLLILSWTVISEVARAQNDTEPIVLEGKCLVVCDSNPATDWRSSTSPLGISVRAANSKVAFSAVRSNNHEPSEMSNKTRIIYFDQVLVNIGNYFTLESVFLSPRKGVYSFNFHVIKVYQSQTIQVNLMLNGKPVISAFAGDKDVTREAATNGVLLFLEKEDKVYLKLEKGNLVGGWQYSTFSGFLVFPL, encoded by the exons ATGGTGAGCTccgtcctcctcatcctcagctGGACGGTGATCTCTGAGGTCGCGAGGGCCCAGAATGACACGGAACCGATCGTGCTGGAGGGGAAATGCCTCGTAGTGTGCGACTCCAACCCGGCCACGGACTGGAGGTCCTCCACGTCGCCGCTGGGCATCTCGGTGCGCGCCGCCAACTCCAAGGTGGCTTTCTCCGCAGTCCGGAGCAACAATCACGAGCCGTCAGAGATGAgcaataaaacaagaataatcTACTTCGATCAG GTGCTGGTCAATATAGGAAACTACTTTACCCTTGAATCCGTATTTTTGTCCCCAAGAAAAGGAGTCTACAGTTTCAACTTTCATGTGATTAAAGTGTACCAGAGCCAAACGATACAG GTGAACCTGATGTTGAACGGGAAACCAGTCATCTCCGCCTTCGCCGGCGACAAAGACGTCACCCGCGAGGCAGCCACCAACGGCGTTCTCCTGTTTCTCGAAAAGGAAGACAAGGTCTATCTAAAGCTGGAAAAGGGAAATCTGGTTGGCGGATGGCAATATTCGACGTTCTCCGGCTTTCTTGTGTTCCCgctgtga